A single region of the Candidatus Polarisedimenticolia bacterium genome encodes:
- a CDS encoding YciI family protein: MRILRSIHKHLPAVFCLLAFLAAGPAWPAGKKGEEGTAAPAAPGGKDLFLVRLIPSTPGAEATEEQKARIVMHFEHLKSLQARGVLVLAGMSTDVFEGLIVLKAADQAQAEELMANDPAVAAAIYKVEMHPFQIVLSGASR, from the coding sequence ATGCGAATTCTCCGCTCGATTCACAAGCACCTGCCGGCCGTTTTCTGTCTTCTCGCTTTTCTGGCAGCAGGCCCCGCCTGGCCTGCCGGCAAGAAAGGAGAGGAGGGGACCGCCGCGCCCGCGGCGCCCGGCGGCAAGGATCTCTTCCTGGTGCGGCTCATACCTTCGACGCCCGGGGCCGAGGCGACCGAGGAGCAGAAAGCGCGCATCGTGATGCACTTCGAGCACCTGAAGTCGCTGCAGGCACGCGGCGTCCTGGTTCTGGCGGGCATGAGCACCGATGTCTTCGAGGGACTGATCGTCCTGAAGGCGGCGGACCAGGCCCAGGCCGAGGAGCTGATGGCCAATGATCCAGCGGTTGCGGCGGCCATCTACAAGGTGGAGATGCATCCTTTTCAGATCGTCCTGTCGGGTGCATCCCGCTAA
- a CDS encoding YigZ family protein produces the protein MLSLARRSEATLRIKGSRFLAFALPVDSEDQARREIEAFETSYPDASHCCLAYRVSTPAAGVERSSDAGEPAGSAGAPILSVLKGRSLENVLVVVVRYFGGVKLGVGGLVRAYRDAAIAAIDAGEILERIPTRRLEARVPLQWSGEMRSHTARLGGSILSETYDDEARFVISIGVDRMEELRSRIDDLTRGAASWREA, from the coding sequence ATGCTCAGCCTGGCGCGCCGCAGCGAGGCGACCCTCAGAATCAAAGGCTCCCGTTTCCTGGCGTTCGCGCTGCCGGTGGACTCCGAAGACCAGGCGCGGCGGGAGATCGAAGCCTTCGAGACGAGCTACCCGGATGCCAGCCACTGCTGCTTGGCTTACCGCGTGTCGACGCCCGCGGCGGGTGTCGAGCGGTCCAGCGACGCCGGGGAGCCGGCCGGCTCCGCCGGCGCGCCGATTCTTTCGGTCCTCAAGGGAAGAAGCCTGGAGAACGTCCTGGTTGTTGTCGTCAGATACTTCGGAGGTGTCAAGCTCGGCGTCGGGGGGCTGGTTCGGGCCTACCGTGATGCCGCCATCGCGGCGATCGATGCCGGGGAGATCCTGGAGCGCATTCCGACCCGGCGGCTGGAAGCGCGCGTGCCGTTGCAGTGGTCGGGCGAGATGCGCTCGCACACAGCGCGCCTGGGAGGATCGATTCTCTCCGAGACCTATGATGACGAGGCGCGCTTCGTGATCTCGATTGGCGTGGACAGGATGGAAGAGCTGCGCAGCCGGATCGACGATCTCACCCGTGGCGCGGCCTCCTGGCGGGAGGCCTAG
- a CDS encoding polymer-forming cytoskeletal protein: MFKKRRNPQENRPTIPTDDGKSAAATVIGSDHILSGELVSEENIRVHGRVEGNISTSGSLFVEPSGFVKGDITAENVVVEGSVEGTVIAAQKFELRPAGRIQGDIRASVVAIAEDSFLRGRVLATERVSSMTAVKRRVERR, from the coding sequence ATGTTCAAGAAGCGCCGCAACCCCCAGGAAAACCGGCCGACCATCCCCACCGATGATGGGAAATCCGCTGCCGCCACCGTCATAGGGTCCGACCACATTCTCAGCGGCGAGCTGGTCTCCGAGGAGAACATCCGCGTGCATGGACGGGTGGAGGGAAACATCTCCACCTCCGGCTCGCTGTTCGTGGAGCCCTCCGGGTTCGTCAAGGGCGACATCACCGCGGAAAACGTGGTGGTGGAAGGAAGCGTGGAGGGGACGGTTATCGCGGCGCAGAAGTTCGAGCTGCGGCCGGCGGGCAGGATCCAGGGCGACATCCGTGCGTCGGTGGTGGCGATTGCCGAGGATTCGTTCCTTCGTGGCCGCGTGCTCGCTACCGAGCGCGTCTCCTCGATGACGGCGGTGAAACGTCGGGTGGAGCGCAGGTAG
- a CDS encoding LON peptidase substrate-binding domain-containing protein, with product MPRCGKTSTPPAILRVFPLTGCILLPGNWLPLHIFEPRYRALVTDAIASDQFIGMVQPVIPAPDNSGPVEEPNGAPELHHIGGAGRIEHYLPEPDGRFHILLKGVTRFRLIRELAVEKGYRRFEVSYEGYDADALEPRRPLDAADILEALQVLRASHSISIEPEDFKNLAGIAVLNGLAAALPFSPAEKQALLEAPAPCDRQKILLALMTMGFRQGTGTRVLPPGTIH from the coding sequence ATGCCGCGCTGCGGAAAAACCTCCACGCCCCCGGCAATCCTCCGTGTCTTTCCCCTCACCGGCTGCATCCTGCTCCCCGGGAACTGGCTGCCGCTGCATATCTTCGAGCCGCGCTACCGCGCCCTGGTCACGGATGCCATCGCCTCCGATCAGTTCATCGGCATGGTCCAGCCGGTCATCCCGGCGCCCGACAACTCCGGGCCGGTGGAGGAGCCGAACGGGGCGCCGGAGCTGCACCACATCGGCGGGGCAGGACGCATCGAGCACTATCTGCCCGAGCCGGATGGCCGCTTTCACATCCTGCTCAAGGGAGTGACGCGGTTCCGGCTGATCCGGGAGCTGGCAGTGGAGAAGGGATACCGGCGGTTCGAGGTCAGCTACGAAGGCTACGATGCCGATGCGCTGGAGCCGAGACGTCCGCTGGACGCCGCCGACATTCTCGAGGCCTTACAAGTCTTGCGCGCTTCCCACAGCATCTCGATCGAGCCGGAGGATTTCAAGAATCTCGCCGGGATCGCCGTGTTGAACGGTCTCGCGGCCGCCTTGCCGTTTTCCCCGGCCGAGAAGCAGGCGTTGCTGGAAGCGCCGGCCCCCTGCGACCGGCAGAAGATCCTGCTGGCCCTGATGACCATGGGGTTCCGGCAGGGGACGGGCACTCGGGTATTGCCTCCCGGGACGATCCATTGA
- a CDS encoding NAD(P)/FAD-dependent oxidoreductase: protein MKLIIVGGGPAGSQAAELAASKGARVILYEARPGWEKPCGGGVPERGVDLCPALADAGLPQRIAVRARIFSPSGREALVPLAEPLRVFSRCDLNRILLERAAGAGTEVRREKVVAVFRRDQAWEVTDGAGRKEQGDFLIGADGASGLVRSRVAPHLPRLDGSIGIGYFLEGYSSDEIILKFYDGLDGYAWIFPRRDHLAAGICGDGAGGNSQPLFEQMERFLIDFYGAQILRHTVRYGAKIPSLPSSLKVEDSCLGKGWALTGDAAGFVDPLTREGIHYALLSSRFLSQALERDDPAAYPRACAAAFGDEMAWARDHRGAFFARRFCEAFTLLASASRPIQAVVSDLIAGRQEYRSLRHRLGARVVASGLGLGLGLLRRLVVPDGAPSPSHYPIGPTASGASL from the coding sequence ATGAAGCTGATCATCGTGGGCGGCGGACCCGCCGGCTCGCAGGCTGCCGAGCTGGCCGCGTCAAAAGGGGCGCGCGTCATTCTCTACGAGGCACGTCCCGGATGGGAAAAGCCATGCGGGGGCGGCGTCCCGGAGCGCGGGGTCGATCTCTGCCCGGCGCTGGCCGATGCCGGCTTGCCGCAGCGCATCGCCGTTCGGGCGCGCATCTTCTCCCCTTCCGGACGCGAAGCGCTGGTGCCGCTGGCCGAGCCGCTGCGGGTCTTCAGCCGCTGCGATCTCAACCGCATCCTCCTGGAGCGGGCCGCCGGAGCGGGAACCGAGGTGCGTCGGGAGAAAGTGGTCGCCGTCTTCCGCAGGGATCAGGCCTGGGAGGTCACCGATGGCGCCGGGAGGAAGGAGCAGGGCGATTTCCTGATCGGGGCGGACGGCGCCAGCGGCCTGGTCCGCTCGCGCGTCGCGCCGCACCTGCCCCGCCTGGACGGGTCGATCGGAATCGGATACTTCCTGGAAGGCTACTCGTCGGACGAGATCATCCTGAAGTTCTATGACGGTCTCGATGGCTACGCCTGGATCTTTCCCCGCCGGGATCACCTCGCCGCGGGAATCTGCGGCGACGGCGCCGGCGGGAATTCACAACCGCTGTTCGAGCAGATGGAGCGCTTCCTGATCGATTTCTACGGCGCGCAGATCCTCAGGCACACCGTCCGCTACGGCGCGAAGATTCCTTCTTTGCCGTCCTCTCTGAAGGTCGAGGATTCCTGCCTGGGAAAAGGCTGGGCGCTGACGGGTGATGCCGCCGGCTTCGTGGACCCCCTCACGCGCGAGGGCATCCACTACGCTCTGCTTTCATCGCGCTTCCTCTCCCAAGCGCTGGAGCGGGACGATCCCGCCGCCTACCCTCGCGCCTGTGCCGCGGCGTTCGGAGATGAGATGGCATGGGCGCGGGACCACCGTGGTGCTTTCTTCGCGCGCCGGTTCTGTGAGGCTTTCACCCTGCTGGCATCCGCCAGCCGGCCGATTCAAGCGGTCGTCTCGGACCTGATTGCCGGCCGCCAGGAATACCGCTCCCTGCGTCACAGGCTGGGAGCGCGAGTCGTTGCCAGCGGGCTCGGGCTTGGGCTCGGACTGCTGCGCAGGCTGGTCGTTCCGGACGGAGCTCCGTCCCCCTCCCACTACCCGATCGGACCCACCGCCTCGGGCGCTTCCCTCTAG